In a single window of the Streptacidiphilus sp. P02-A3a genome:
- a CDS encoding acyl carrier protein: MTETDPADLSRLLCQVVGLMAPQPLDSPSPTDRLVGDLGFHSLALVELAFTLEDLFAMEDMVMDNATGIDRVSDIEELVREAIDAGTARMPDDETLAELGERHGVIWEPTP; this comes from the coding sequence ATGACTGAGACTGACCCCGCAGACCTCTCCCGCCTCCTGTGCCAGGTGGTCGGCCTGATGGCTCCCCAGCCCCTCGACTCCCCCAGCCCCACCGACCGCTTGGTGGGTGACCTGGGCTTCCACTCCCTAGCCCTAGTTGAACTCGCCTTCACCCTGGAGGACCTGTTCGCGATGGAGGACATGGTGATGGACAATGCCACCGGCATCGACCGGGTCTCCGACATCGAGGAGCTCGTGCGCGAGGCCATCGACGCGGGGACCGCACGGATGCCCGACGACGAGACGCTGGCCGAACTGGGCGAGCGCCACGGTGTCATATGGGAGCCGACTCCGTGA